A stretch of DNA from Bacillus solimangrovi:
TTCGGAAGAGAACGAATATGGAGAGGTTTTACACGCTTGTCAGATGTAGCAATTCGATCAATGATCTCACCAGTTTTGTCTGTTGAGCGATCATTGACAACGATCCATTCCACATGCTCATATTGTTGCAATAGCTGGGAACGAATACTCTTTTCAATCGAGTCTTGCTCATTTCGTGCAGCGATAATGACGGATAATAATGTTGTTTCATTTGAAGGTTGGACGGTTTCAAGTGCCTCTATCTTTCGAAAGCCAATCGCTGCATCGAATAATACAATGATCCAAAAAAGACTGATAGCTCCTAGTAATAGTGTAAGTAACAATTGTACGTATCCTCCAAAGTGCGTAGTGAATGTTCTTTTCAAACGATCAAAAATTTATCTTGATCTGCCTCTAACATCTTCAGTGTACCGAATAAGATTGGAAAAGGGAAAAGAAAAGCAATTAAAAAAACATAAAAACCACTGAACACATTAATGGTAGTGTGCAGTGGTAGACAATTACCCGAAGTAATTAATAATTGCAATCATAAATAATAAACCGAGAATGAAAGCATATGTGGCATAACGTTCGTTCCCATCACCATGACTCTCTGGGATTAGTTCTTTATAAATAATGAACAGCATCGCACCTGCAGCAAATGAGAGTCCATATGGTATGAGCCAATCAATATATGCTGTTAAGAAGAAGCCTACTAGTCCAGCAACGATTTCTACTGCACCAGTTAGTGTAGCAATAATAAGTGCCCAATACTTGTTAATACGCTGATTTGCTAAGAATAAGGCGACGAGAAAACCTTCAGGTGCATTTTGAAATCCAATCGCAATTGCGACGAGATTACCCGTTTCGGATGCTGTTGATGCATAGCTAACACCTACAGAAAGACCTTCAGGGATATTATGAAGAGTCAAGGCTACGATGACGAGCAAAGCCTTTTCTTCAATATGAACATTTTTGTTTGTTTGTTCAATATCAATATGTGGGATATTTTTCTCAAGTGTCGTTAAAGTAGCAACACCGAGAATAAGTCCGATAGCCATTTGATAGAAATGCCCGTTTAAGAGAGCTTCAGGTATTAAGCTCATCAGTGCAGCAGACATCATAATACCAGCTGTGAAGGCTAAGAGCATGTCCCGCCAGCGGTGTGTAACATGCTGCAAGAATAGAATTGGTATAGCGCCAAGTCCTGTTGATAAGGCAGAAAGTACGCTGCCTATTAATACACTTGTCATAATCAAACTCCTCAAATTCAATGAAAAATACGAATCATTAATGATATATATCTTATCATTCCAATAATTATCACTCTACACTCTAAAATAATAGGTAGAGTAAAATGAATCAAGTTATTTGCGTAAAATCCTTTTCTTATAGATAGGATAAAAAAAGACACATATCGGAACGAATCCTTTTATGTGCCATCTTCAATAGTTAAGTTGTCTGATGAAACCGCCTTACGATTTTTTGCAAATTAGCGGCATCTTCTGAAAGTATGGTAGATTCTTTCGCTAAGTTGTGAATGCCGGTAATGTGAGTACTTAACTTACTCGTTGTTTCATTTACCATAGCTGTGAAATCATTTGCAATGTCATTGATTTGATTAATGATCGTAAATAAATGTTGGCCATCTTCATTAACAGATTGTGTCGAGATCCGATTACGAGATACGAGTTCTTTCGTTTCAATACCAGATGATTTTAATTCGGTAATGGCATCACCAGCTTGAGAAACTTTTTTTACACCATGAGTAATCGTTTGTACATTTTCTTCAACTTGTTTAACAGCTTCATCCAAGTCTTTTCTCGTTTGAGAGAGAGAAGAGAGAATGTCGCTAGCAAATTCATTTGTTCCTTCAGCGAGTTTGCGAACTTCTTGGGCTACAACAGCAAACCCTTTGCCAGCATCACCTGCTCGAGCTGCTTCGATTGAGGCATTGAGGGCAAGTAAGTTCGTTTGCTCTGCAATGTTTGTTATCGATGAGACCTTTTCCATCACACTGTCCGCTTCTGAAGAGACTTGTCTGATTTTTTCTGCTGTTTTTGAAACGGTATGTTGAATAGTTTGCATTTGTTTTTGGGTTTGTAGAACAGCAAGTTCTCCCTTTTCAGCAGTAGCAAGAGAATCATCAGCACCTCTTTCAGCAAATTCTACTTCATCTTGCATCGTTTTAATTCGATTCATCATCTCTTGTACCATTTTGTGAGCTCTTTTTACTTCTGTTTGTTGTTGTAACGAGCCGTGTTCAAATGAATCCATCGTAGCTGAAATTTCTTCAAATGCTTCCGATAGACGTTGTGCTTCTTCCCTTTGATCGTTACTAATATGATCGACAGAATCTGCCGCTTTATCAAGCTCTTGCATAATGTTTCGAAAACCTAGAATCATTTTGTTTATTTCATAACCAATTTGATGAAACTGATTACGAGCACCGATTGTTTTTACATTTTTACTTAGATCACCTGAAGAGACAGCTCGAGTGATTGAATACCAATGACGGAGTCGGTTTGTAATTACAAGGTAAAAGGTAATTGCTAATAGAATACTTGTAAGAAAGGATGCGCTTGTCATAGCGACTGTTTGTCTAAGACTAAGGCCTGCAAGGAGTGAAACGATTGCTGCTGTAACGGTAGGAACTATCGCCATGGCACTGAATATGATCCCAATGAACGGATTATGAATGATACGGCCTAATCTTAAGTTAAAACGTGTATCAAAATGATCAATTAAGATTGGACATGAAGCATCGATAAGGACTTCTCCAGTATTACGATGATAAATTTGGAGTAGAGGAGTTTCTGTATTAGCCGCATTTTGGCTGACATCATCTTCAAAAGGGATTTGCTCACGGAGTCGATTCGTACTTAATACAACATAGCTGTCAGAAGTTGTGATAGCTATGAATTCATCATTTTCTAAATGTCCATCAATAACTGCGTGTAGTCGAGTTATTTGTTCATCTAACGTTTTATTCGGATCCCAAACTCGCTTTAGTTCTTCAGCTGTTCTTTGAACTTTTTGAAGTGCGCTTTTTGCGGATTTAGTTTTTAGTAATCTGCTCATCTCGTTCACTCCTTATTTCTTCATTAAATGTAAGTATGTATGGGG
This window harbors:
- a CDS encoding methyl-accepting chemotaxis protein, whose product is MSRLLKTKSAKSALQKVQRTAEELKRVWDPNKTLDEQITRLHAVIDGHLENDEFIAITTSDSYVVLSTNRLREQIPFEDDVSQNAANTETPLLQIYHRNTGEVLIDASCPILIDHFDTRFNLRLGRIIHNPFIGIIFSAMAIVPTVTAAIVSLLAGLSLRQTVAMTSASFLTSILLAITFYLVITNRLRHWYSITRAVSSGDLSKNVKTIGARNQFHQIGYEINKMILGFRNIMQELDKAADSVDHISNDQREEAQRLSEAFEEISATMDSFEHGSLQQQTEVKRAHKMVQEMMNRIKTMQDEVEFAERGADDSLATAEKGELAVLQTQKQMQTIQHTVSKTAEKIRQVSSEADSVMEKVSSITNIAEQTNLLALNASIEAARAGDAGKGFAVVAQEVRKLAEGTNEFASDILSSLSQTRKDLDEAVKQVEENVQTITHGVKKVSQAGDAITELKSSGIETKELVSRNRISTQSVNEDGQHLFTIINQINDIANDFTAMVNETTSKLSTHITGIHNLAKESTILSEDAANLQKIVRRFHQTT
- a CDS encoding ZIP family metal transporter, whose protein sequence is MTSVLIGSVLSALSTGLGAIPILFLQHVTHRWRDMLLAFTAGIMMSAALMSLIPEALLNGHFYQMAIGLILGVATLTTLEKNIPHIDIEQTNKNVHIEEKALLVIVALTLHNIPEGLSVGVSYASTASETGNLVAIAIGFQNAPEGFLVALFLANQRINKYWALIIATLTGAVEIVAGLVGFFLTAYIDWLIPYGLSFAAGAMLFIIYKELIPESHGDGNERYATYAFILGLLFMIAIINYFG